Genomic window (Cellulosilyticum lentocellum DSM 5427):
ACTAAGAATAGCCTTAGAAGAGATAGATAAAGAACTAGAAGTAGGTAAGAGTAACAAAGGTATAAATAACTTTATTGTATCAGACATTATAAAAGGATTTAATCCTAGAAAAATTTACTATAGTGATAAAGCATGGGTAGGTATTAAAGATGCAATAACAAGAAAATCAGCTAAAAATATCATGTTATATCCACCAGGGATACCTTTAGTTTGTATAGGAGAATTGATTGAACAGCAACATATAGATTTAATTTATTATTTTAAAGACAAGTTACAAGGTATTCAATTAATAGATGATGAAATATTGATTCATATAATATAGAATTTATATAAGCTAATAATTTTATATGAAATAAGATTAGGTTGTAGATGGGCTAAATGATTTCAAAAATAAGTAAATATATAAATTAAAGAATCATATCTAAAGTAAAACTAAGAAATAGTAGCATTTTAGTTTAAGAATAAAATGTAGGGAGGTAATTATGGGTAAAATATTTTGTTTAATGGGAAAAAGTAGTACAGGAAAAGATACTATTTTTGAAGCGCTAAAAAATGATAAGGTATTAAATTTAAAGCCTATTGTACCCTATACAACAAGACCGCAAAGAACTAACGAATTAGATGGAGAAGCTTATTATTTCATAGATATAGAGAAGTTAGAGCATTATACTCGAGAAGGAAAAGTTATTGAACAAAGATGTTATAAAACTATTAATGGAAATTGGTATTATGCCACTATAGATGATGGACAAATCGATTTGAATAATAATAATTATATTGTTATTGTCACGTTAGAGGCATATAGTAATTTGTTAAAATACTTTAATATGGAAAATATCATCCCGATATATATAGAAGTAGAAGATGGTTTACGTTTGGAAAGAGCCTTAAGTAGGGAAAAGCAACAAAGTCAGCCCAACTATGATGAGTTATGTAGGAGGTTTTTAGCCGATAATAAAGATTTTAGTGAGGAAAGGCTCAATATTAATAGAATAACCAAAAGATATCAGAATTTAAACTTAGATCAATGTATTAAAGAGATTAAAGATAGAATAAGGACAATTAGTTAATAATGTAATAAATTTAAACAAGTGATTAGATAGATAAAAGAATGGATATGCTTTAATTAGATTAAGAGTAAATTAGATATATATGTTTATAAACTAGTATTTATATAGTATCTACATTGATAAGTTTATGTTTTTTATAATGGTATATAAGCCAAGTTCTATTTGAATGTAGGTGTTTGAGCCTATAAACTTACATATGTATAAGTAAGCTTATGGGATTATAAAACTAGATTCATATCTATAAAGATCCATTGGTTTGTACAGAAAAGATTATATTTAAACAAGGATAATAAAAAATCCGATTCAAGAAAGCAATAAGTGTATTATAGATTAGGGGTTAGTTATAATATATAGTTTATATACTATAGAAGATAATATAAATATAGGTATAAGAATATATTATAAGTTAAAATAAGTCCATTAAGATAACGTACATGCTTGCAATTAATAGATTATTATCATAGAATAAATTGAAGGAAGTTGCATTAAAAAAGGGAAAGTGGGGGAATTTACTATGGCTAACATACAAATTAATCAGGTTCAGATGCCAACTCTAAGAGAAATTTCTACAGTATCTGAAGCTAAGGTGGATAAAGGTTTTAAATTTACCCTACTGAGTCAAATTGATCAGTCAGAGCTTCAAGAAAAACTTAAGGAAATGGTTGACGAAATTACTAAGCAAGGTCAAAAAATTTCAGAGCATATGGACATTAGAGATTTAAAAGTTTATAGGACGATGATTTCTAATTTTATTAATGAGGTAGTAGCAAATTCTCATAAATTTTCTCGAGAGAACTTTCTAGATAAAAGAGGTAGACATCGTGTTTACGGTATTGTTAGGCTAGTAAATGATAAGCTAGATGAATTAGCACAGGAATTAATTAGTTCAGAAAAAGACCAAGTTAATATTTTAGACCGTATCGGTGAGATACAGGGGTTAGTATTAGATATTATTACTTAATGTTCGTGAAGAGTTCACGAACATTTTTAATACAATAAAATATGTATTTAGAGACGGATTAATAGGGTATTTAAAGTTTACTAAGATAAAAGGAGGGTAGTGAGGAATATTTCCTTACTGCGACTGGGAATGAAGGAATTTCAAGATATAATAGGTAATGAAGATGCAAAAGAATATTTCATTAAAGCATTAACTAAAAATCATTTATCCCATAGCTATATATTTGAAGGGCCTTATGGTGTAGGAAAAAAAACTTTTGCTAGAAAGTTAGCAAAGGCTATTTTGTGTGAGCAAAGAAAAAATGATAAGGCTTGTAATGAGTGCCAATCTTGCCATATGGTTGAAGTGGGAACTCATCCTGACATTATTACGATTGAAAAAGATACAAAGGTTATAAAGGTAGATAACATTAGAGAGAATATCGTAAGAGAAATGGAGATTAAACCTTATCAGGCTGAACATAAAATTATTATTGTTAATGCAGCAGATACAATTAATGTACAAGGTCAAAATGCAATGCTAAAAACTATAGAGGAGCCACCTAGCTATGGTATTGTTATTTTAGTTTGTGAGAATTTAGCTAGCATGTTACCTACTATTAAATCTCGTTGTATAACAGTAAGATTTAATCCATTAAGTAAGGAAAAAATGAGTTCATATTTGGAACGTAAAGGTATAAGTGGAGAAGAAAAAGAGGTATATACTAAGCTGTCAGAAGGTAGCATAGGTGTTATCAATGATATTCTTCAAGATGAACTTTATTTACAACTTAGAAAGCAAAGTGTAGAGTATATAGAGAGACTAAATAAAGCCAACTTATTACAATTATATGACTTAGTAAAGGAAATAACAGATCAAAAAGAAGACATTGAGAAAATTTTAGAATTTTGGTTGTTTTGGTATAGAGATATAGCAGTAATAAAGACCACTAATAGTAGAGATTTATATTATTTGGATTACCAAAAACAGTTGTTGGACATGTCCCAAAAATTAACGTATAATAAAGTTAGTCAGAATATAGAATCGATTAAACATGCAATTTTAGATATAAAGCAGAATATATATAGTACGTTTGTTATAGAGAATTTATTACTCAAATTGAAGGAGAGAAAAAAATGATAACTGTTATTGGTATAAGATTCAGACGTGCCGGTAAAGTCTATTATTTTGCACCCGAGGATAATGTGTTATATAATCAAGGGCAACATGCCATTGTTGAAACAGCAAGGGGAGTAGAATATGGAGAAGTGGTAATTCCTAATAAAGAGGTAGCAGAAGAAGAAGTGGTACAACCTCTAAAAAAGGTAATTCGATTGGCAACAGAAGAAGATGATGAGAGATATAAGCAGAATAAAGTAAAGGAAAAAGAGGCCTTCTTTATTTGTAAAGAAAAGATTATCAAGCATCAATTAGATATGAAACTAATCGATGTAGAATATACTTTTGATAATAATAAAGTTCTATTTTATTTTACGTCTTACGAACGTGTAGATTTTAGAGAGTTAGTCAAAGAATTAGCTTCTATCTTTAAGACACGTATTGAACTTAGACAAATAGGTGTAAGAGATGAAACTAAAATGTGCGGTGGTATAGGAATTTGTGGACGTTCTTTATGCTGCAACTCATTTTTAGGAGATTTTCAACCTGTATCTATAAAAATGGCGAAGGAGCAAAGTTTATCACTTAATCCTATTAAGATATCAGGAATCTGCGGTAGATTAATGTGTTGTTTAAAGTATGAACAGGATTGCTATGTTGAAATCAGAGGACGTCTACCTGTTGTAGGTGATATTGTTATAACACCAGATGGAAAAGGTGAAGTATTGTCTGTAAATGTTCTTCGTGAGCAAATTAAAGTAGCTGTTCAGAAGAAAGATAAAGATGAAAAAGAGGCAATTATGTATCATTCTACAGACCTTAAGATTGTTAAGAAGAAGAAATGTGGAGGTTGCCACAATGGAGGAGAAATAGACAAAGAGTATGAAGGATTTGACTTTAGTACGCTCGAATGAGAGAGTTGATGACTTAGAGAGAAATGGTTATAAATTAATACAAAATCCCGAGGTATTTTGCTTCGGGATTGATGCTATTTTATTGGCTCATTTTGCAAAGGTAAATAATCAAAGGCAGAAGGTATTAGATATAGGTACTGGAACGGGAATTATTCCTATTGTCATGCATGCTATTTATGGTAAAGGTCATTTTACAGGTATTGATATCCAAGAAGAAATGATAGAAATGGCAAGCAGGTCCGTTAAGTTAAATGAAATAGATACAGATGTAACAATGAAGGTTATGGATATTAAAGATTATAAGGAACACTTTAGCACAGGCTATTTTGATATTATTACTTGTAATCCACCATATATGAAAGGACATGCAGGTCTTAAAAATGAACATCCTTCGAAAACCATTGCTAGGCATGAAGTAGCATGTACATTAGAAGATATTATTTCTGCGACAAGCTATATGTTAAAATATGGTGGAAAGATGTGTATGATTCATAGACCTCATCGCTTGGTGGATATCTTTGCTACCATGAGACAATATAATATTGAACCAAAGGTTATGCGAATGATTTATCCTAAGCAAGGCAAGGAACCAACTATGGTATTAGTAGAGGGTGTTAAGAATGGGAAACCTGAATTAAGGGTTCAATCACCTTTAACCGTCTATAATGAGGATGGCACTTATACTGATGAAATTAATGAGATTTATGGAAAAAAGGGCCGTCAAGAATAAGGCTTAGAATAAAAGCTCAGCCATGAAATGCATAAATACTCTATAAAATAGAAGAGGGATTTTTCTAAATATAAAAGCGTTATATAACTAGTATAAATTTCTAGTTATATAGCGCTTTTATTTATTGAGATTAATAGACACTAATTTTTAAAAGCACTTTTTATAAGAAAGACATTTGCAGTATAAAAAATAATAAAAATATTGAGCAAACTATAATATGGAAGATATGATTCGTATGTTTAATAAGGAGTAGGCAAATCTCTGAGGTATAAATAACATGATAAATATAGTAAATAAATTGAATTTATTAATCTATCATATCGGCAGGAGAAGATGTACAAATATGATATTTAATAGGAAATCTAGAATAGAAAATAGATATACTAGAGGAAAAAGGGTAGTAGCATAGTAGATAGCTTCATATAAAATAAATGGTGCATAGTAAAGATTAGTACTTTTATAAAATTAAATGGTGAGATAAGTGTGCTGCTATATGATCTTAAAATAATAAGTTCTATATAGGAGGGTATATAAATTTTAAAAAAGGCTATATAATATAAAAAGAGTATTAATACGAAAGATAAGAGAGGACCATGAAATGGATTATGGCATACTTACCTTATGTGCGACACCAATAGGTAATTTAGAAGATATAACATATAGAGCAGTTAGATTACTAACAGAAGCAGATTTTATTGCAGCAGAGGATACTAGACATACAAAGAAATTATTAAATCATTTTGATATTCATACAAAATTAATTAGTTATCATGAACATAATAAAATAGAAAAAGGGCCAGAATTAATTCGTCTTTTAAAAGAAGGAAAAAATATCGTTTTAGTAACAGATGCAGGGACACCAGGTATTTCGGATCCGGGGGAAGATTTAACTAGATTAGCATTAGAGGAAGGTATTACTGTAACTTCTGCACCTGGAGCAGTAGCAGGGATTACAGCACTTATTATTTCTGGACAATCTACAAGAAGATTTATATTTGAAGGTTTCTTGCCAACTAATAAAAAAGAAAAAGTTCAAGTTCTAGATAGATTAAAAGATGAAACAAGAACAGTAATTCTGTATGAAGCACCACATCGTTTAATTAAGACTTTGGAAACCTTATATGAAGCAATAGGTGATAGAGGGATTACAGTAACTAAAGAATTGACTAAGAAGTACGAAACTGTATTGAAAACTACTTTATCAGGAGCTATTGGGCACTTTGAAATAGAAGAACCTAGAGGAGAATATGTATTAATTCTAGCAGGTAAAGATGAAAAAGAACTTCAAGAGGAAATCCAAGAAGGATGGAGTAACATGTCTATTGAAGAGCATATGAAAATCTATACCAGTAAAGGAATGGATGAAAAGAATGCGATGAAACAGGTAGCAAAGGATAGAGGTGTGAGTAAAAGAGATATTTATGCTGTTATTCATCAGTAGTGGTCGTATTTGTTAAAGAATAAGAATACGTAAAAAAGTAATATAAGTATAAGTAATATAAATATAAGCAATATAAGATTGTTAACATTTTCATAAGCAGAGTTGATATAGCTAGAAATATATTTTTTATTAATTTAAGGGGGACAAGAAATGAAGTACGAAATTTTGTATGAAAGGGCTTTTCCTATTGTAAAGTATCAATTAAGTAGAGGCGAACGAATCAAGGCAGAATCAGATGCCATGATAGGCATGTCTAATACGATTGATATTACAGGAGGAACAGAAGGAGGCATTGTAAGAGGTCTTACACGTATGTTAGCGGGAGAGAGTTTCTTCTTTCAATATTTGACTGCTGTCAGAGGGGATGGAGAAGTATTATTTGGACATCCTCTTCCAGGAGATATTATTGATGTAGAATTAGATGGGTCATATGGTTTACGTGTACAAAAAGATGGATTTTTAGCATCTACAGAAGGTGTTGAGGTAAGTACCAAAGCTCAAAATTTAGTTCGAGGTATGTTTTCAGGAGAAGGATTTTTCATTTTAAATGTGAGTGGAAGAGGAACTGTGTTTTTAAGTTCGTATGGTTCTATTCATGCCATTAATTTAGAACCAGGAGAAGAGTACATAGTAGATAATGGACATCTGGTAGCATGGGCCGATTATATGCAATATAATATTGAAAAAGCTTCTAATAATGGCTGGTTAAGGAGTATTGCTTCTGGAGAATGTCTCGTATGTCGCTTTCGTGGGCCAGGAGTTGTATTAATTCAGACTCGTAATCCTAAAGGCTTTGATGGTTGGTTATGTAAAATGGGATTTACAAAGGCGAGTCATAATTAAATATCATTGTTAGCTTATTCATTAAGTATGTGTGTGAATTAAAATTGTTTATGGAAAAACGTCTTAATTAGGTTATAGCCTTTTTAAGACGTTTTTCTATGTTCATAAGAGAAATTTATTTAGGTATTTTTCTATTCAAAGAGTCCTTCACACTATTAGAACTATTCGTGTGGAAAAAAGATAACAAATTCTGTACCTTCATCAATATCACTATTAACAAAAATCTTAGCTTGATGGGTCTCGGCAATTTCATGTGCAATAGCTAAACCTAAGCCTGTTCCACCAGTGTTTTTATTGCGGGCCTCATCTACTCTATAAAAGCGTTCAAAGAGTTTATGAATATGTTCTTTAGGAATACCTATACCAGTATCCTTGACGGATAATACGATATTTTGATTAGTGGTAGCACAACCTAGTGTAATACTACCTCCTTCAGGAGTATATTTTAAAGCATTGTCTACTAGTATACGAATAAGTTCTTTAATAAGAGCACTATCCCCTTTAAGCATAACATTAGGACTGACTTTAGAGATAAGTTGATGAGCATCATCAATAAAGCTGGTTTCTCTCAAGATATCATTACAAAGAGCAGATAAATCTATGGTATTGATATCCACCTTTAAAGTATGTTTATCACTACGAGATAAGAAAAGAAGCTTTTCCAAAAGGGTATTCATATTGGCTGTTTCTTCGGCAATTGAAGAAATACTTTCTTCTAGGATCTGAGGATTGTCTTTTCCCCAACGTTCCAGCATATCAGCGTAGCCTTGAATAATAGCGAGGGGCGTACGCAGCTCATGAGAGACATCCGAAGCAAATTGTTTTTGTCGTTCTACATAAACTTGAATACGGTCCATCATTTGATTAAAGGTAATAGCTAAGTCCTTTAATTCATCCTTAGAGAGGTCTGTATCTAATCTAGTCATTAAATCATTACCGTTAATATTCTGCACTTTAGTAGTCATATCTTTAATAGGAGTAAGCATCATGGTTACCAAGTAATGTCCTATACTTAAAAATAGAGGTAAAGATATTAAAATAGCTACACTTAAAAGTACATTAAAATTTCTAAGAATAGGGTGCAAGGCGGCATTATCTCTAAAGTGCGAAACATAGATAGATTGAGTAGTAAAATAAGTTAAACAAAAAAGGAAGGTATAAAGTACGCTATAAAGTAAGTTGACCTTGAAACTAATAGAAAAACGATATTTCTTAAAAAAAGAACCTATAAGATTAAAGATAACAAGAAAGGTACCATTTAAAATGGCACCTAAAATTTTCAGGATAAAAATAAAGCCGGAGCCAATAAGTCTAACAGGTGATTTTTTCTTAGAATTAGCTTTCTCCATCTTTTATTTGATACCCCATTCCTCTAACCGTATAAATTAATTTATCTTCAAACCTTTGGTCAATTTTATTTCTTAAGTAACGGATATAAACATCTACAACATTAGTATCCCCTAAATAGTCATATCCCCATACCTTTTCGAGAATTTGTTCTCTAGTAATAAGTAAGTTTTTATTCAGCATAAGGAATTGAAGTAATTCGAATTCCTTTTTGGTAAGCGCTAAAGGAATATTATTATAGCTTACCTCATAACGTTCTGGATCCAAAGTTAACTGGCCACATTTAAGAACTTCAGGAGTAGCAGTTGGAGTAGTAGCTTTTAATTTAAAAAGTACACGGATTCTTGCTAAAAGTTCTTCGATGGCAAAAGGTTTAGTTATGTAATCTTGTGCCCCTAAATCTAGTCCCATTACTTTATCCATGACATCATCTTTAGCTGTTAGCATAATAACAGGCAAACTTGAAACTTGTCTAATACGCCTTAAAACTTCCATACCATTTAAAGAAGGAAGCATAACATCTAAAATAAGTAGATCATAGTTATTTTCAAGTGCCATATTAAGGCCTTCGCGTCCATCATGAGACATATTAACGTCATAGCCTTCATGCTGGAGTTCTAACTGAAGAAAACGTGCAATTTTTACCTCATCTTCAATGATTAATATACGTTTGATAAAATCACCCTCTTTATAAATAAACAAAAAGCTTAAATGTTTTCTTTTATTATACCATAATAAAAGAAATTAAAAGAAATTTAGTCAGTCTAAATTATTTAGTAAAATCGTCAAAGGTAGATTTAATTTTTCGAGCAATTTCATTCTCACCTTTAACCTGAATTTTTATACCAATGATTAAAGAGATAACCAAAGCAATAAGAGATACATGAAAACAAAGAATAAATGTAATGATAGCAATAGACAAGGGAACATCTATATAAGTACGCCCACCTTTTTCCATAATAAATGTAGTATTATTAAGATTATCGACAAAAGAAGTAACCTTTTCGGTAGTAGAGTGATTATCCTTTTTAGGCGCTTTTTCTTTTCTTTCTAGTAGGAGCAATGCCTCTAGAATATCCCCATTAGCTTGTTCTAAGGCTTCTTTAGCTTCTGAATAAGAAACATGTGTACGTTGCATGATAAGATCAATTTGTTCTAAAGTTATATTTCCCATGAGGTAAACTCCTTTCTATAAGTTTATTAATGAATAGGATATATTCCTATAGTAATAATATACCCTTTATTCATGAGAGTAACATAAATGGATTATTAAAAATTAATGAGAAAAGCAATAAAGCCATATTCTCTGTAAAGTGGGAGAATATGGCTTTAAGAAAAATCATGTATTCTAGATTAAATCGTTTTAAAAGTATCAAAGAGGGTAGACTTAAAGATATCAGAATCTTCATCTGCCTCAACAACACATTCATCTTCATCCCCTAGATAGAAAAGCACTTTATCACCTTGAATAAGGCCAAGATTTAAAGAAAGATTAGATTTCATCTGAATAATAAGCTCTTTTACTTCTTCAGTGAGAGAAGCAATAATCATAGAGAAACCATCTTTTTCTTCAAGTGATTCTTCTAGGTTTCCTAGTTCTTCTGGGTTTTCAATGATATGAGTAGCAGCTAAAAAATTTGTTTTAAAAGTATTAATTTCTTTAGCTTGGGCATTTTTAGTTGTATTAGGAAAATAGATATTCACTTTATCACATTTATCAAAAAAGAATTTAAGAATGTCTATGAAAAGTTTTTTATCAATAGATGATAATTTGGCGTAGCGTCTCATAAAATAGTAGCTCCTTATCCTTCGTGGATTAATTAAGATTGATATTAAATTCTATTAATCTTATTATAACCAAATTAAGGGAGAGTATCAACTTTGTAATATTAAGACATAAGCCATTCGTAAGTGTATTCATTTTTAAATTGATCTAGAGTATGCTCATAGTTAATAAATCCTTCATCTAGTAATCGATTAGATAAAATCCTTTGAGATTCACTATTAGCAAAGGAGTTCCAAATGTAAAACAATATGCCTTCGGCTGAGAACTCTTCTAAGGTTTGTCTAGTATGCTCAAAATCATACTTGAGTTGTGAGGAGGCATAGGGGGATT
Coding sequences:
- a CDS encoding sensor histidine kinase, coding for MEKANSKKKSPVRLIGSGFIFILKILGAILNGTFLVIFNLIGSFFKKYRFSISFKVNLLYSVLYTFLFCLTYFTTQSIYVSHFRDNAALHPILRNFNVLLSVAILISLPLFLSIGHYLVTMMLTPIKDMTTKVQNINGNDLMTRLDTDLSKDELKDLAITFNQMMDRIQVYVERQKQFASDVSHELRTPLAIIQGYADMLERWGKDNPQILEESISSIAEETANMNTLLEKLLFLSRSDKHTLKVDINTIDLSALCNDILRETSFIDDAHQLISKVSPNVMLKGDSALIKELIRILVDNALKYTPEGGSITLGCATTNQNIVLSVKDTGIGIPKEHIHKLFERFYRVDEARNKNTGGTGLGLAIAHEIAETHQAKIFVNSDIDEGTEFVIFFPHE
- a CDS encoding DUF4342 domain-containing protein, with protein sequence MGNITLEQIDLIMQRTHVSYSEAKEALEQANGDILEALLLLERKEKAPKKDNHSTTEKVTSFVDNLNNTTFIMEKGGRTYIDVPLSIAIITFILCFHVSLIALVISLIIGIKIQVKGENEIARKIKSTFDDFTK
- the rsmI gene encoding 16S rRNA (cytidine(1402)-2'-O)-methyltransferase, which translates into the protein MDYGILTLCATPIGNLEDITYRAVRLLTEADFIAAEDTRHTKKLLNHFDIHTKLISYHEHNKIEKGPELIRLLKEGKNIVLVTDAGTPGISDPGEDLTRLALEEGITVTSAPGAVAGITALIISGQSTRRFIFEGFLPTNKKEKVQVLDRLKDETRTVILYEAPHRLIKTLETLYEAIGDRGITVTKELTKKYETVLKTTLSGAIGHFEIEEPRGEYVLILAGKDEKELQEEIQEGWSNMSIEEHMKIYTSKGMDEKNAMKQVAKDRGVSKRDIYAVIHQ
- a CDS encoding nucleoside/nucleotide kinase family protein gives rise to the protein MGKIFCLMGKSSTGKDTIFEALKNDKVLNLKPIVPYTTRPQRTNELDGEAYYFIDIEKLEHYTREGKVIEQRCYKTINGNWYYATIDDGQIDLNNNNYIVIVTLEAYSNLLKYFNMENIIPIYIEVEDGLRLERALSREKQQSQPNYDELCRRFLADNKDFSEERLNINRITKRYQNLNLDQCIKEIKDRIRTIS
- a CDS encoding YaaR family protein codes for the protein MANIQINQVQMPTLREISTVSEAKVDKGFKFTLLSQIDQSELQEKLKEMVDEITKQGQKISEHMDIRDLKVYRTMISNFINEVVANSHKFSRENFLDKRGRHRVYGIVRLVNDKLDELAQELISSEKDQVNILDRIGEIQGLVLDIIT
- a CDS encoding tRNA1(Val) (adenine(37)-N6)-methyltransferase; translation: MKDLTLVRSNERVDDLERNGYKLIQNPEVFCFGIDAILLAHFAKVNNQRQKVLDIGTGTGIIPIVMHAIYGKGHFTGIDIQEEMIEMASRSVKLNEIDTDVTMKVMDIKDYKEHFSTGYFDIITCNPPYMKGHAGLKNEHPSKTIARHEVACTLEDIISATSYMLKYGGKMCMIHRPHRLVDIFATMRQYNIEPKVMRMIYPKQGKEPTMVLVEGVKNGKPELRVQSPLTVYNEDGTYTDEINEIYGKKGRQE
- the holB gene encoding DNA polymerase III subunit delta', which codes for MKEFQDIIGNEDAKEYFIKALTKNHLSHSYIFEGPYGVGKKTFARKLAKAILCEQRKNDKACNECQSCHMVEVGTHPDIITIEKDTKVIKVDNIRENIVREMEIKPYQAEHKIIIVNAADTINVQGQNAMLKTIEEPPSYGIVILVCENLASMLPTIKSRCITVRFNPLSKEKMSSYLERKGISGEEKEVYTKLSEGSIGVINDILQDELYLQLRKQSVEYIERLNKANLLQLYDLVKEITDQKEDIEKILEFWLFWYRDIAVIKTTNSRDLYYLDYQKQLLDMSQKLTYNKVSQNIESIKHAILDIKQNIYSTFVIENLLLKLKERKK
- a CDS encoding response regulator transcription factor — protein: MFIYKEGDFIKRILIIEDEVKIARFLQLELQHEGYDVNMSHDGREGLNMALENNYDLLILDVMLPSLNGMEVLRRIRQVSSLPVIMLTAKDDVMDKVMGLDLGAQDYITKPFAIEELLARIRVLFKLKATTPTATPEVLKCGQLTLDPERYEVSYNNIPLALTKKEFELLQFLMLNKNLLITREQILEKVWGYDYLGDTNVVDVYIRYLRNKIDQRFEDKLIYTVRGMGYQIKDGES
- a CDS encoding PSP1 domain-containing protein: MITVIGIRFRRAGKVYYFAPEDNVLYNQGQHAIVETARGVEYGEVVIPNKEVAEEEVVQPLKKVIRLATEEDDERYKQNKVKEKEAFFICKEKIIKHQLDMKLIDVEYTFDNNKVLFYFTSYERVDFRELVKELASIFKTRIELRQIGVRDETKMCGGIGICGRSLCCNSFLGDFQPVSIKMAKEQSLSLNPIKISGICGRLMCCLKYEQDCYVEIRGRLPVVGDIVITPDGKGEVLSVNVLREQIKVAVQKKDKDEKEAIMYHSTDLKIVKKKKCGGCHNGGEIDKEYEGFDFSTLE
- a CDS encoding TIGR00266 family protein, yielding MKYEILYERAFPIVKYQLSRGERIKAESDAMIGMSNTIDITGGTEGGIVRGLTRMLAGESFFFQYLTAVRGDGEVLFGHPLPGDIIDVELDGSYGLRVQKDGFLASTEGVEVSTKAQNLVRGMFSGEGFFILNVSGRGTVFLSSYGSIHAINLEPGEEYIVDNGHLVAWADYMQYNIEKASNNGWLRSIASGECLVCRFRGPGVVLIQTRNPKGFDGWLCKMGFTKASHN